Part of the Nothobranchius furzeri strain GRZ-AD chromosome 2, NfurGRZ-RIMD1, whole genome shotgun sequence genome, tagttaaaatttaaatattctgcctaaaactgtcagtgttgcgccgtcttcaggtaaaaactctgcactacatttgaatttaaatctgccattgctattggctaagaggtaccgtaTGATGTtagttggtacattatgatgtcacaaggtagttgtgagtctgtgtgtgtattagtggctccgccctctccgtctgccaggcaacagcatctgtttaatttttcaaacaggaagtgggagtggataaagactctggtagggggggtgacttgctctgaaACAGTTAACGAGTTCCGCAGAATATTTTTGTGAGAGAACGTCTCACCGTTCCAGCAATCCAGAGAACCTCAACGTTCTTCCTCTTCTTGACCTCCAGGCTGCGATCCAGAGCCGACAACAGGTCTGACAGCGACTGGACTCCAGCTGGGTCAGAGAAACtgcttcaggttctggttctgatccaaACACGGTTGATGGGACAAACCCAGGTCTTACCCGTGTGAGGGAGTTTGTCTCTCAGCGAGTGGCAGTAGGCTCGAAGACGCTCTCCGCTCTGCTGGTTGACTCTCTCCTGCAGGGAGCTGTCTCCAAACCTGGAAACAACAACAAACCATACAAAACATCAGTGTGTGTATCtgtctgtccgtgtgtgtgtgtgtgtgtgtgtgtgtgtgtgtacctctcAGCGAGACTCTGATGCTGGTTGATCCCGATGTTGAACAGAACTGACTCGACTCGTATCAAACTCCCGTCCTTCAGCTCCTGGGGCAGCGAAGCAAAGGTCTCCGATGGTAACGGCACCTCCACGACGAACCCGGCCCTGGATGGAGGACATCCTCAGTGCTGACgttcccagtgtgtgtgtgtgtgtgtgtgtgtgtgtgtgtgtgtgtgtgtgtgtgtgtgtgtgtgtgtaagtcttTCCACCATGTTCCCCGGAGCGTCGGCAGAAAGTCGTGCAGCTGTTCAGATCTGGCCTCGGTGATGGTGAACGCCACCCGGCTCAGGTCGGCCACGCTCACCTCCATGTCCTCCAgcatcccctcctcctcccctgaGAGCCACAGTCAGAGCTTAGGTGGGGTCTGAGGGCCTACGGGTGGGGTCTACACCCTCTACCTACCGTAGGTGCTCAGCAGAGCCTCAAACTGAGCCAGAATTCCCACAGAGTGGAGCTGCTGCAGGAACTCCGGGTCCTCCAGACCTCCGTAGACTTTCAGCATAAATCCACAGACAACCGCAGACAGCTGTGACACCAGACAGCCATGTTGTTACCATGACGATAGCAGGATTTTACTCTGATGAGACATGTCTCACCGCCTGACTGAAGACTGCGTGTCTCCTCTGGACGATGCGTTCAGGCCCCTGAGCGACCGTCGCAGTTAGCGCCCCCTGCAGGACGACAAAGGTCATAGCGGCTCGAGCTTTCGACACTGCCTCGCGCACGCAATCCCTGAGGGTGACCACCAGGGGGAGCAGCTGCTCCTGCcaagatgatgaggaggaggaggaggagcctggTGGTGATGAAAGAGGAGGAGTCAGTAATGACGAAAACAAGTAAACGTGACAAAAGCATTAAATGCTGTCCCACCGGCGTTCTGAGATTTTGTGTCTGCTGTGGATTCCTGTGGGTCTGGAGATGACCGCTCCCGCAGGAGGTGCTCTCGCTCCTGCAGCCGGTCGGCCATGGCCATGATGCAGTCCAGACTTTTAGCTACGTTAGCCCACGTcctgtcctacacacacacacacacacacacacacacactgtataaAACAAACTACTAGATATCCAAGTGAAGgctacacacacactcccacttACCCACTCCTCCTCATCGTACTCCCTGGCCTCCTCCTGATTGGCCGAAGCATTCTCACAGAGCAGCCCGCTGCCGTGCCTACCACTGACGGAGGCGCACTGACTGTGGAAGGCAGTCAGGGCGCTCCTAACCAGCTCATCGTTCAGAGCATGAATGAACAGTTTGGTCTGGGATCAGAAAGAGTGAGAAGTTGCATCAGATTGGTTCTGACGGTTCTGTAAACGGAGCGCCAGCCGTGGGTCTTACCTCCTGCATCAGACCGTCCAGAACCTCCTGCAGCCTGGCCGGGTTCCTCTCTGCAGAGACAGAGAGCAGCTCCTCAGCCTGCCCAAAAATCAGAGGCGGCAGCTGGGCGACGCTGACCAGCAGCTCCCTCGCTCTGTAGCTCTCCTCCAGAGAGTAGGACACTGAGCTGCAGGGATGGAGAGAGACAGGGACACCACAGACTGACACACAATATTTATCTTGTAATCCACCATGTGGGGTTTGTAGCCCGGGGCTACCTCTGTCTCTGGTGTTTGCTCAGAAGTCTCTTCAATCCTCCGTGCTTGAAGGCCTGGTGGTGATCAGCTGGAGCTCCAAAGGTGATGACCTGGTACCAAACACCTGGACACAGCAGGAGGATGAACCCCTGGATGTTGGAGGGGGGAGAAAGAGCAGCAGCTGGGTCCTACCGGAGCTCCCGGGAGCGGTGACCTCCATCCTCTGCGAGTGAAGGTTGGTGGGAACGAACTGAAGGTGCCGGTCGGATTTCCTCCCGCTGGACTTGAAACACGGCGAAGCTGCTGGGAGGAAAAACGGTTCAGGAAGTTTGTCAGATCCGTGATTGGACTTACTTGTGACCTTACTGGACAGATTCTCCAGCTCTGTCAGGGTTTCCTGATAACAGCCAATCAGATGGTTGCAGTAGCTGACGACATCATGACGTAGGCTATCCCAGTGGGGTGAGAGGTCACTGAGCTCTTTCACCTGCTGCACCCTGAGAAACAGATGATTGATTACTCTGAATCGACTCGTGGGGTCTTAGCATGAGAGCTTCTGACCTGCTGGCGTGCTCCTGGATCAACGCGCTCAGCAGCTGTTTGGGTAGAGAGAAGGACAGCGGCGTCTCCGACATCTGTTCCCGCACCAGCAGCCGCCGCTGGTCCTCCGTCTCAAACCGGTACACCTTACACACCTGGGAACACAACActgcacacacaggtgtgtgttgtGAGGAGGGAGAAGTCCCAGAAGCATGAAGGTCATTAGGGAGGAGCTCACCTGCTCTCATCATCGGGCTGTTTTCTTTATCGTGGACAGAGAAGTGTAGCGCGTCACAAAGAGCCGAGCCCTGAAACAACAGCAGTGGGTGAGAGGTCTCCTTCCTGTTGGTGAAACACCAACCGCTGACTCACACCGACCAAAACGGTGCCCAACAagacccttacacacacacacacactcacctgaagGCTTACCCTGTGCTCAATTGGagtttcatcctcctcctccacctgcagacgaGACACCTTCACCTCTCCGACCTCATTGCCTCCATCCATGGTCCTGGTTAAGACAGGAAGTTTAAATAAACGACTGACTCGCAGGACGACTGGCCTGACGTGTTTCTACACTAAACACCTCCTCAGCTCTGAGTCACTTTCTGAAATGGAAACTAAAAACCACACTGGTCACTAAGTGTGTGGGGAAGGTTtatcaaaaagaaacaaacaggaagtgaagttAACTCGGAGCGCGGCGAGTCGGGGGGGGAGGTTCACAGCACAGGAAAACTTCTAATCACATTAGAAAACGAGAAGACGACTAAACAGGTGGGTTGTCTTTTCTGCCACAGAGTGTCCTCAGAAACAAAAAGATGCTTCTAAGGGATCACCAGCAGCACTTGTACCGGGGGGCAGGTGGGGACACGGTGTCCACATGATCTCAGAAGAACATTTTTACTGAAAGCTTCACATAAATTGCCACCAGCAGCAACTCTGGAGTTCAATCTTCTCTTAGCAGGTGGGATGAAGCTGGTGCTTCTGATGCTCCTGTGTCTTGTCCTTGAGGACAGGAGGTTCCTGATTATGTTGTGTCCTTGTCTTCTACATGGACCCTGCAAGAGTTCCTGCACAGAGGTCAGGAATGCCCACAATGACCTTCTCTGATACCTCACCGCCCACTGGAGTCCTCTTTTTGTCCTTTTTTCAGTCTTTATAGGGTTGTGTGCTCACGTTGTGACCTTCATGAGTCGATGCTCCACTATTAAGTTTCTCTACATTGAGCAACGGCGTTGTTGTCACTTCACCAGATGACTTGGTCTTCCTCCTTTACAGTGACTCATCATTGTCCCAGATAAATCCCACTactgtggtgtcatctgcaaatttgaTGACCTTCTTCCCCTAGggcctggaatatacttgctgtttaacgacACAAGCACGTGTCGTTGCCATGCCAGCGTAACTTGAGTTGATTTCAAGGGTCATTTGTTCACGTCCCCCAAAATTAACGTGATGCGTCCAAACGCTGCAATATACgggtaaccagtaggtggagttgacaaaaggAGTGAGACACGCTCACCACGGTCTCTcagtctctggtttagaggtctttcacaccATATATGGTATTGCTGCTGTCTTTCTTTCTTACTCAAAAATAGCCAGTTACGAATCTCTTCTATtgaagccatgtttgttttggttgtacccacaagCCCGGCTCTCTGTCTGGTTTGAGTAGTGTAGTGTGAGCTGATTGGAGGAGCAGGAGTCTGCCGTAGATGTCCTTCAGTGACTGATTTAGTTCAAACCACGTGAAGATGGGTCACATTAGGGGACGTggtgctataaaagcagagaagagctgcaacGGGAGCCTGACggtccaaacaggaagtcagtgGGAATTAGGGTTGTGTGATTGGACGAATTATGCAACCATCGACAATGGGCTGAGCCGTTACGGTTGTTTTTACGAAAggtcatttgtttatttatttgtttgaggGTTGAGTTGGTTGCAGGTGCACAGATATTTTACACGTTATGCACAGAGAACACAGCAGAGGCAACATTCACTCAGGAAAATAtttccatcagaacatctgaacaTCACCTCACACTGTCTCCGCATCTCACTGCTGACAGTACACGTGAGCAGCGCACAGAAGAGCTGGGAGGGCGTCTGTGACACACTGGACGTGGTGCACAAGAGCGCAGTGTCGAGTGGAAATCCTTCTATCTTCCAGAGAGTCTGGAAGATTCTattttttcatttggaaacatttttccggactataaaagtAGCGCTCGTCATTCAGCACCTGCTTCAAGTGTGGCGGCGGAGCGCCAGTTCTTCCAGAACAACGTTTAAACATCCACGAGTCTGTCTGAAGCCAAAGTCCTGAACCTCATGACCTCTTCAGCTCCCTAGAGACATGTGATAACGCAGAAGCTgcaggtgaccagctcaggtttacgcagagctgaAGGAAAGTGCGTTCGGGCCGCAGCGGGTCaaatgttcctaatttaagtGAAATCGTTTAATTTGCATTGTTTATTTTACCGGGACATTCTGATCAGCTTGTttggacaaaataattaaaaatcaatGGAAATTTAACTGTATTATTGAATGATAATTTATCATTAAAAAATGAAAGTAACAGGATAAATGAATCATGTGACCACCGGCCGTGAGCAAATGCTCCCTTCTCAGCCTGAGTCCAAGTGCAGCAGCGATTCATTTCCTACTCAAACTCATAAAACAGAAACCCAGTAGGCTTTGTTcagaaaaaaaacattgtttaaataaaataccacaacAGTGGGCACCGCAGAGAAACAAAGATGCTTTTAACGCTTTAACAGAGTTTAATACGGGCAATTTATACGTTTATACTCTAACAAACaacaaatacaaaattaaacaataAGAAAAATCTTAATTTCTCTTACAGCAAACATTTGTACTGTGCTTCCATAAGAAATCCATGCTTGGACTTCTTCTGTGTTCATGTGTCACTTTGTTGAATG contains:
- the LOC107376814 gene encoding type II inositol 3,4-bisphosphate 4-phosphatase isoform X11, producing MSNIWKPSERRSAPGMESGGAQVAVQESTLNLMVECQGVVSTATRVQVHVSVVDAYNVRQHCGTQTVKGSKRGEFLTSVSFCVDYKLHRHSRMEVRLYSADGSTKYTKRSCLGFTSFSIRDLLRSKEPHTSLSLRTMDGGNEVGEVKVSRLQVEEEDETPIEHRVSLQGSALCDALHFSVHDKENSPMMRAVLCSQVCKVYRFETEDQRRLLVREQMSETPLSFSLPKQLLSALIQEHASRVQQVKELSDLSPHWDSLRHDVVSYCNHLIGCYQETLTELENLSTASPCFKSSGRKSDRHLQFVPTNLHSQRMEVTAPGSSGVWYQVITFGAPADHHQAFKHGGLKRLLSKHQRQSSVSYSLEESYRARELLVSVAQLPPLIFGQAEELLSVSAERNPARLQEVLDGLMQETKLFIHALNDELVRSALTAFHSQCASVSGRHGSGLLCENASANQEEAREYDEEEWDRTWANVAKSLDCIMAMADRLQEREHLLRERSSPDPQESTADTKSQNAGSSSSSSSSWQEQLLPLVVTLRDCVREAVSKARAAMTFVVLQGALTATVAQGPERIVQRRHAVFSQALSAVVCGFMLKVYGGLEDPEFLQQLHSVGILAQFEALLSTYGEEEGMLEDMEVSVADLSRVAFTITEARSEQLHDFLPTLRGTWAGFVVEVPLPSETFASLPQELKDGSLIRVESVLFNIGINQHQSLAERFGDSSLQERVNQQSGERLRAYCHSLRDKLPHTAGVQSLSDLLSALDRSLEVKKRKNVEVLWIAGTRRLQDGERPEEHRQQEVRLQQRSAPDLP
- the LOC107376814 gene encoding type II inositol 3,4-bisphosphate 4-phosphatase isoform X6, which encodes MSNIWKPSERRSAPGMESGGAQVAVQESTLNLMVECQGVVSTATRVQVHVSVVDAYNVRQHCGTQTVKGSKRGEFLTSVSFCVDYKLHRHSRMEVRLYSADGSTKYTKRSCLGFTSFSIRDLLRSKEPHTSLSLRTMDGGNEVGEVKVSRLQVEEEDETPIEHRVSLQGSALCDALHFSVHDKENSPMMRAVLCSQVCKVYRFETEDQRRLLVREQMSETPLSFSLPKQLLSALIQEHASRVQQVKELSDLSPHWDSLRHDVVSYCNHLIGCYQETLTELENLSTASPCFKSSGRKSDRHLQFVPTNLHSQRMEVTAPGSSGVWYQVITFGAPADHHQAFKHGGLKRLLSKHQRQSSVSYSLEESYRARELLVSVAQLPPLIFGQAEELLSVSAERNPARLQEVLDGLMQETKLFIHALNDELVRSALTAFHSQCASVSGRHGSGLLCENASANQEEAREYDEEEWDRTWANVAKSLDCIMAMADRLQEREHLLRERSSPDPQESTADTKSQNAGSSSSSSSSWQEQLLPLVVTLRDCVREAVSKARAAMTFVVLQGALTATVAQGPERIVQRRHAVFSQALSAVVCGFMLKVYGGLEDPEFLQQLHSVGILAQFEALLSTYGEEEGMLEDMEVSVADLSRVAFTITEARSEQLHDFLPTLRGTWAGFVVEVPLPSETFASLPQELKDGSLIRVESVLFNIGINQHQSLAERFGDSSLQERVNQQSGERLRAYCHSLRDKLPHTAGVQSLSDLLSALDRSLEVKKRKNVEVLWIAGTMCHKVNGIRLTSCKSAKDRTAMSVTLEQCLILREQHTLSQKHFSMALDCMRRDGCRMENVQKNIGSRKFAFSSVQLLTFPKLYRPPDGTYG
- the LOC107376814 gene encoding type II inositol 3,4-bisphosphate 4-phosphatase isoform X3 — protein: MSNIWKPSERRSAPGMESGGAQVAVQESTLNLMVECQGVVSTATRVQVHVSVVDAYNVRQHCGTQTVKGSKRGEFLTSVSFCVDYKLHRHSRMEVRLYSADGSTKYTKRSCLGFTSFSIRDLLRSKEPHTSLSLRTMDGGNEVGEVKVSRLQVEEEDETPIEHRGSALCDALHFSVHDKENSPMMRAVLCSQVCKVYRFETEDQRRLLVREQMSETPLSFSLPKQLLSALIQEHASRVQQVKELSDLSPHWDSLRHDVVSYCNHLIGCYQETLTELENLSTASPCFKSSGRKSDRHLQFVPTNLHSQRMEVTAPGSSGVWYQVITFGAPADHHQAFKHGGLKRLLSKHQRQSSVSYSLEESYRARELLVSVAQLPPLIFGQAEELLSVSAERNPARLQEVLDGLMQETKLFIHALNDELVRSALTAFHSQCASVSGRHGSGLLCENASANQEEAREYDEEEWDRTWANVAKSLDCIMAMADRLQEREHLLRERSSPDPQESTADTKSQNAGSSSSSSSSWQEQLLPLVVTLRDCVREAVSKARAAMTFVVLQGALTATVAQGPERIVQRRHAVFSQALSAVVCGFMLKVYGGLEDPEFLQQLHSVGILAQFEALLSTYGEEEGMLEDMEVSVADLSRVAFTITEARSEQLHDFLPTLRGTWAGFVVEVPLPSETFASLPQELKDGSLIRVESVLFNIGINQHQSLAERFGDSSLQERVNQQSGERLRAYCHSLRDKLPHTAGVQSLSDLLSALDRSLEVKKRKNVEVLWIAGTMCHKVNGIRLTSCKSAKDRTAMSVTLEQCLILREQHTLSQKHFSMALDCMRRSRLSWGQMLGCYAHSGFTISGLDPDEPPSGLQSTWLPHCLASRQHFYPVAFLLVTSHLLVLWLILSLVILLAKYQ